A stretch of the Spartinivicinus poritis genome encodes the following:
- a CDS encoding ABC transporter substrate-binding protein: protein MKIMTKKTISGLALSVALISSAQAADVEVMHWWTSGGEAKALGELKQSLAKQGVGWKDTPVAGGGGSNAMTVLRARVLSGQSPTAVQMLGFDIQDWGDQGVVANLNQVAKQEGWDKVVPSALQQFSKYQGKWISVPVNVHSTNWVWGNKAVLDKIGVGVPKNWNDLILAMEKAKKAGYVALAHGGQAWQDATVFDGVVLATGGVDFYRKALIELDPAALSSDTMKRVFDRMAQLRGFVDKNYPGRDWNLASAMVIKGKAAFQMMGDWAKGEFLSAGKQPGKDFVCFRTPGSQGAITFNADQFTMFKVDKAHQPAQQQMAKAVLSPEFQINFNKVKGSAPARTDISDERFDDCGKKAIADLKEAVNKNSLVGSLAHGHAAPAAIKSAFYDVITAHFNGEFSSEEAVKALVSSVKNAS, encoded by the coding sequence ATGAAAATAATGACTAAAAAAACAATCAGTGGGTTAGCGTTATCAGTTGCCTTAATCAGTAGTGCTCAAGCGGCCGATGTGGAAGTGATGCACTGGTGGACTTCAGGAGGTGAAGCGAAGGCGCTGGGTGAGCTAAAACAGTCTTTGGCTAAACAGGGCGTTGGTTGGAAGGATACACCAGTCGCTGGCGGTGGTGGCAGTAATGCCATGACCGTATTACGGGCTCGGGTATTATCAGGGCAGTCGCCTACTGCGGTGCAAATGTTGGGGTTTGATATCCAGGACTGGGGTGATCAAGGTGTGGTGGCCAATTTAAATCAAGTAGCCAAACAAGAAGGCTGGGATAAAGTGGTTCCCAGTGCATTACAGCAGTTTTCGAAATATCAGGGTAAATGGATTTCAGTGCCAGTAAATGTTCATTCGACTAACTGGGTGTGGGGGAATAAGGCGGTACTGGACAAAATTGGCGTTGGTGTGCCAAAAAATTGGAACGATCTAATTTTAGCAATGGAAAAGGCTAAAAAGGCTGGTTATGTGGCGTTAGCCCATGGTGGCCAAGCCTGGCAGGATGCAACGGTATTTGATGGGGTGGTGTTAGCGACAGGAGGAGTCGACTTTTATCGAAAAGCATTAATTGAACTTGACCCAGCAGCACTTAGCTCAGACACCATGAAACGGGTTTTCGATCGTATGGCTCAGTTACGGGGGTTTGTTGATAAAAATTACCCTGGCCGAGATTGGAATTTAGCGTCAGCTATGGTGATTAAGGGTAAAGCGGCCTTTCAAATGATGGGAGATTGGGCCAAAGGTGAGTTTCTGAGTGCAGGCAAGCAACCGGGTAAAGACTTTGTTTGTTTTAGAACGCCCGGCAGTCAAGGTGCAATCACCTTTAATGCTGATCAATTTACCATGTTCAAAGTGGATAAAGCGCACCAGCCAGCCCAACAACAAATGGCAAAAGCGGTACTTTCACCAGAGTTTCAAATTAATTTTAATAAAGTCAAAGGCTCTGCCCCTGCTCGGACGGATATTTCCGATGAGCGCTTCGATGATTGTGGTAAAAAAGCCATTGCTGATTTAAAAGAAGCCGTTAATAAAAACAGTTTAGTGGGAAGTTTAGCCCATGGACATGCAGCGCCAGCGGCAATAAAAAGTGCTTTTTATGATGTGATTACTGCCCATTTTAATGGAGAGTTTTCTTCGGAAGAAGCGGTTAAGGCACTGGTTTCATCAGTTAAAAATGCCTCTTAA
- a CDS encoding aldehyde dehydrogenase family protein, translating into MTDQQSFNQSSSERLNQLSAVNWVEGNRVVDVPTEPFKGRLLINGKWQASSDGGQLSRVSPAYDLVVAEYAKASVADTEAAIQAAQHAFEQGPWSTISGAERAKLLNQVADQMMIRQQELAVLEVLESGKPISQARDEVAWAAELWRYAAVSARSMHGDSHNQLGQDMLAMVIREPIGVVSIITPWNFPLLIVSQKLPFALAAGCTCVVKPSELTSATTLVLGEILQTVGLPAGVVNMVVGEGPEIGPTLTTHPMVDMVSFTGSTGVGKAISAAAAGTLKKVSLELGGKNPQIVFPDCDWEAAVDAVVFGIYFNAGECCNSGSRILVHESIADEFTKAVIAKSRQVPVGDPLCEATKVGAIISADHLQKVTDYIQGAEQAGAKVSLGGQAQGSDGFYMAPTVLTDVTPEMAVANEEIFGPVLSVLTFSDLEEAIEIANNCLFGLSAGVWSANIDNCLAIGRRVKAGTVWLNTWMSGYPELSFGGYKESGQGRELGKYGIEEFTELKTIQMHMGPRTSWWLPR; encoded by the coding sequence ATGACTGATCAGCAATCATTCAATCAATCATCCAGCGAGCGATTAAATCAGCTGTCGGCAGTCAACTGGGTTGAGGGAAACCGAGTGGTTGATGTTCCCACCGAGCCATTTAAAGGCAGGTTATTGATTAATGGTAAATGGCAAGCCTCATCTGATGGCGGTCAGTTGAGTAGGGTAAGCCCTGCTTATGATCTAGTGGTTGCTGAGTATGCGAAAGCCTCAGTGGCGGATACGGAAGCCGCTATTCAGGCGGCTCAGCACGCCTTTGAACAAGGCCCATGGTCAACTATTTCTGGGGCTGAGCGGGCTAAATTACTGAATCAAGTCGCTGACCAGATGATGATTCGGCAACAAGAGCTAGCCGTATTGGAAGTGCTGGAATCAGGCAAACCCATTAGTCAGGCGAGGGATGAAGTGGCATGGGCCGCAGAGCTTTGGCGTTATGCAGCGGTTTCAGCGAGAAGTATGCATGGTGACAGCCACAATCAACTGGGCCAGGACATGCTAGCCATGGTGATTCGTGAACCGATTGGGGTAGTGAGCATCATTACCCCCTGGAACTTTCCCCTGTTAATTGTCAGTCAGAAGTTGCCATTTGCGTTGGCGGCTGGTTGTACCTGTGTGGTTAAACCCAGTGAGCTGACCTCGGCAACGACGTTAGTGCTAGGTGAGATTCTGCAAACAGTCGGTTTGCCCGCAGGGGTAGTGAATATGGTTGTAGGAGAGGGCCCTGAAATAGGCCCAACTTTAACCACCCACCCAATGGTAGATATGGTCTCATTTACCGGTTCAACCGGAGTGGGCAAGGCAATCAGTGCGGCAGCAGCAGGCACACTGAAGAAGGTGTCGCTGGAGCTGGGGGGGAAAAACCCACAGATTGTCTTTCCGGACTGTGACTGGGAAGCAGCGGTGGATGCTGTGGTATTTGGGATTTACTTCAATGCGGGGGAGTGTTGTAACAGTGGCTCTCGTATTTTGGTCCATGAATCTATTGCTGATGAATTTACCAAGGCGGTCATTGCTAAAAGTCGCCAGGTACCAGTGGGAGATCCTTTATGTGAAGCAACCAAGGTAGGGGCGATTATTTCTGCAGATCACTTACAAAAGGTCACTGACTATATTCAAGGCGCTGAGCAAGCGGGTGCCAAAGTCAGTTTAGGAGGGCAAGCCCAAGGCTCGGATGGTTTCTATATGGCGCCCACTGTATTGACTGATGTAACTCCGGAGATGGCTGTAGCCAATGAAGAAATTTTTGGCCCAGTGTTATCCGTATTGACCTTTAGTGATCTGGAAGAGGCTATTGAGATTGCCAATAACTGCTTATTTGGTTTGTCTGCTGGGGTATGGAGCGCCAATATTGATAATTGTTTGGCTATTGGCCGTCGAGTAAAAGCGGGTACGGTTTGGCTGAATACCTGGATGAGTGGTTATCCAGAGCTGTCGTTTGGTGGTTATAAGGAGAGTGGGCAAGGACGGGAGTTAGGTAAATATGGGATAGAGGAGTTTACCGAGCTGAAAACAATTCAAATGCATATGGGGCCAAGGACCAGTTGGTGGTTACCGAGGTAA
- a CDS encoding Dabb family protein, translated as MKKILLTGLILMSLTSVTSAHIIDEGNAKEFASSPKPIQPFNYKKATQPNTKKGLTRHIVLFDLKDNISKAHKDEIINRFLALRDTKFNGRPYIHNIEVGTRNISREGVGKGYDLAFIVTFLSRGDLNFYVGKPAIDDPKFYDQNHENFKNFVGPFLKVGKNPDGSDNPGVIVFDYQVLNGKDSRSNNSNSAITFPSY; from the coding sequence ATGAAAAAAATTCTACTAACCGGCTTAATATTAATGAGCCTCACAAGTGTAACCAGTGCGCATATCATTGATGAAGGCAACGCGAAAGAGTTTGCAAGCTCCCCAAAACCTATTCAACCATTTAACTACAAGAAAGCAACCCAACCGAATACTAAAAAGGGTCTAACTAGACATATCGTATTATTTGACCTGAAAGACAACATATCTAAAGCACATAAAGATGAGATTATCAATCGTTTTCTAGCGTTACGTGATACCAAGTTCAATGGTAGACCCTATATTCATAATATTGAAGTTGGTACTCGTAATATTAGCCGTGAAGGCGTTGGTAAGGGTTACGACCTTGCTTTTATTGTTACATTCTTATCAAGAGGAGACCTAAATTTCTATGTGGGCAAGCCTGCAATTGATGATCCAAAATTCTATGATCAAAACCACGAGAATTTTAAAAATTTTGTTGGGCCGTTTTTAAAAGTAGGTAAAAACCCTGATGGTTCAGACAACCCTGGTGTTATTGTTTTTGATTATCAAGTCCTTAATGGGAAGGATTCTCGCAGCAATAATAGTAATAGTGCCATCACCTTCCCTAGCTATTAA
- a CDS encoding Gfo/Idh/MocA family protein has translation MSVKASTDNSSMNKTVGWGFIGTSNIAKQWMAAAVRHQPGHEVVAIMSHSLSRAQMYAQDLKIANAYDSFTALLADPAVEVVYISNTNEQHKPAVLAAAKAGKHVFCEKPLALNLADAAEMVSACKQAGVVMATNHHLRNAATHQAIRAEIAAGTVGQVIGVRIFHAIHLPQPLQTWRVNDPKAGGGVVLDVAVHDADVIRYLLAEDPVDVMAYAQTGGMASAVEDGAMTILQMPSGALVQTHESFMVPYAGTGLEVHGTKGSIVARDILTQRPAGTVEVITETGRRQLDIQHHNLYHYSLAQFAQAIAGNGQPAVTGEDGLKSLAIALAMLQSAEQGQRVTIDYPAVYAQ, from the coding sequence ATGAGTGTTAAGGCAAGTACTGACAACTCATCAATGAATAAAACCGTCGGCTGGGGATTTATTGGCACTAGTAATATTGCCAAGCAATGGATGGCGGCTGCGGTTAGACATCAGCCAGGCCATGAGGTCGTGGCGATTATGAGTCATAGCCTTAGCCGAGCACAAATGTATGCCCAGGATTTGAAGATTGCGAATGCTTACGATTCTTTTACTGCCCTGCTGGCTGATCCTGCGGTGGAGGTGGTGTATATCTCTAATACCAATGAGCAGCATAAGCCCGCGGTGTTGGCTGCAGCTAAGGCTGGCAAGCATGTGTTTTGTGAAAAGCCCTTGGCTCTAAATCTAGCCGATGCGGCAGAGATGGTATCAGCCTGTAAACAAGCTGGTGTGGTCATGGCAACCAACCACCATTTGCGTAATGCAGCCACCCACCAAGCGATTCGGGCTGAGATTGCAGCGGGTACCGTCGGCCAAGTGATTGGTGTGCGGATATTTCATGCCATACACCTTCCTCAGCCGTTACAAACCTGGCGGGTGAATGACCCAAAAGCCGGTGGTGGGGTAGTGCTAGATGTCGCTGTACATGATGCGGATGTGATTCGCTATTTATTAGCAGAAGACCCCGTGGATGTGATGGCCTATGCCCAAACAGGGGGGATGGCATCAGCGGTTGAAGATGGCGCCATGACCATTTTGCAGATGCCCAGTGGTGCCCTGGTTCAAACCCATGAGTCTTTTATGGTGCCTTATGCCGGCACGGGTTTAGAGGTGCATGGTACGAAAGGCAGCATTGTTGCCCGTGATATTTTGACTCAACGACCGGCTGGCACCGTGGAAGTGATTACTGAAACGGGGCGGCGCCAGCTCGATATTCAACATCATAATTTATACCACTATTCCTTGGCTCAATTTGCACAAGCGATCGCTGGTAATGGTCAACCCGCAGTGACCGGTGAAGATGGCCTTAAGTCGTTAGCCATAGCCTTAGCCATGCTGCAGTCTGCAGAGCAAGGGCAGCGAGTCACGATTGACTATCCAGCGGTATATGCCCAATAA
- a CDS encoding transporter substrate-binding domain-containing protein yields the protein MYLKTSNLKYFLLMCWLILPSAFAGLKIVYPNIDGIGAESIGYSVLKLALEKSGQAHELSVYGPTVNQQRARDLVEQGQLSLFDTGFQEGLDQRFDPIYLPIDRGILGWRLFIIHKDNQEKFANVKSLKDLQQYVAGQGKGWGDIVVIENAGIKVKTAGKIPSLIKMVGGKRFDFFPLGANEVYSFLAKFGGNDPNLVVDTNVVLVYPYGRFFYVKKDDKALAETIRSGMEKALADGSLQKMLESHKYFKDAFSTAKLKARVRIDIDTPNLSDGFKNIDEKWWFKP from the coding sequence ATGTATCTGAAAACTAGCAACTTAAAATATTTTTTATTAATGTGCTGGCTTATCTTGCCATCTGCATTTGCTGGTTTAAAAATTGTTTATCCCAATATTGATGGTATTGGTGCTGAGTCGATAGGATACAGTGTACTTAAACTGGCGCTTGAAAAGTCTGGTCAAGCGCATGAACTGAGTGTATATGGGCCAACTGTCAATCAACAGCGAGCAAGGGATTTAGTTGAACAGGGGCAATTATCTTTATTTGATACTGGCTTTCAAGAAGGGCTTGATCAACGGTTTGATCCTATATATCTGCCCATTGACAGAGGTATTCTTGGCTGGCGCCTTTTTATTATTCACAAGGATAATCAAGAGAAATTTGCCAATGTCAAGTCACTTAAAGACTTACAGCAGTATGTGGCTGGCCAGGGTAAAGGTTGGGGCGATATTGTTGTGATTGAAAATGCAGGAATCAAAGTTAAAACGGCTGGTAAAATACCCAGCTTGATAAAAATGGTAGGAGGAAAGCGGTTTGACTTTTTTCCTTTAGGCGCTAATGAAGTATATAGTTTCTTAGCTAAGTTTGGAGGAAATGACCCTAATTTGGTTGTAGATACCAATGTAGTGTTGGTTTACCCTTACGGACGTTTTTTCTATGTAAAAAAAGATGATAAAGCCCTTGCTGAAACTATTCGCTCTGGAATGGAAAAAGCATTAGCTGATGGTAGTTTGCAGAAAATGCTAGAAAGCCATAAGTACTTTAAAGATGCATTTTCAACTGCCAAGTTAAAAGCAAGGGTGCGAATAGATATTGATACGCCGAATTTGAGTGATGGTTTTAAAAATATTGATGAAAAATGGTGGTTTAAGCCTTGA
- a CDS encoding Dabb family protein has protein sequence MIHHLVLLKCKADVNQSQIDEMFDQLNALVGIIPGLLSCKGGNNNSPEGISHGYTHAFVMQFENADARDNYLPHPAHKKVQPIIHALLVEGSDSALALDF, from the coding sequence ATGATTCACCATCTAGTCCTACTAAAATGCAAAGCTGACGTTAACCAATCCCAAATAGATGAGATGTTCGATCAACTCAACGCGTTAGTAGGCATTATTCCAGGTTTACTGTCGTGTAAAGGGGGTAACAATAATAGCCCCGAAGGTATCAGTCATGGTTATACCCATGCGTTTGTTATGCAATTTGAAAATGCTGACGCACGGGATAACTACCTCCCTCACCCGGCTCATAAAAAAGTACAGCCGATTATTCATGCATTATTAGTTGAGGGTAGTGACAGCGCTTTAGCATTAGATTTTTAA
- a CDS encoding acyl CoA:acetate/3-ketoacid CoA transferase: protein MSKQISFEQAAQLINDGDVVTVSSSSGLGCPDRMLQAIGERFDREEHPTQLTTLHPIAAGDMYGIKGIDYLAKPGLLDKVIAGSYPSGPSSLPMPAIWKEITENHISGYNIPSGVLFDMHREAAAKRPGVMTQVGIDTFVDPDRQGGAMNDKAAADPIVRKLQFEGEEYLFFPSIMPNVAIIRATSADQKGNLSFEQEGAYLGGLEQALAVRNNGGVVIAQVKRVVSNNSLSTYQVHIPGNLVDAIVVDPEQLQTTQTLYDPAISGVIRRPDERFTHTEFSPEKVIARRVAQELKAGQAVNLGFGISANVPRILLEEGLHGEVTWVVEQGAVGGIPLLGFAFGCAANADSIIPSPQQFTYFQGGGFDQSFLSFMEVDQQGNVNVSKLGIKPYLTAGCGGFVDITAHAKKIVFSGFFTAGAKYALGDGKIQVAQEGRFQKFVKAVEHVTFSGKMAIQRDQQILYVTERCVMQLTTEGVEVIELAPGLDLERDVLSKAGFPLKVADNLQLMDAALFEPAPFGLQLG, encoded by the coding sequence ATGTCCAAACAGATTTCATTTGAGCAAGCTGCCCAACTGATTAACGACGGGGATGTGGTAACCGTTTCATCCTCCAGTGGTTTAGGTTGCCCAGATCGTATGTTGCAAGCCATTGGTGAGCGATTTGATCGTGAGGAGCATCCTACCCAGTTAACCACACTGCATCCGATTGCCGCGGGTGATATGTATGGTATTAAAGGGATTGATTACTTAGCCAAACCAGGCTTATTGGACAAAGTCATTGCTGGTTCTTACCCCAGCGGCCCCTCTAGCTTGCCTATGCCAGCTATATGGAAGGAAATTACCGAAAACCATATTTCTGGATACAATATTCCCAGTGGTGTTTTGTTTGATATGCACCGGGAGGCTGCGGCTAAACGACCGGGGGTAATGACCCAGGTGGGTATTGATACCTTCGTTGACCCCGATCGGCAGGGGGGAGCAATGAATGATAAGGCAGCTGCTGACCCCATTGTGCGTAAACTGCAGTTTGAAGGGGAGGAGTATTTATTTTTCCCCAGTATTATGCCCAATGTGGCCATTATTCGGGCCACCTCCGCTGACCAAAAAGGCAATCTGTCGTTTGAGCAAGAAGGGGCTTACCTGGGTGGCTTAGAGCAAGCGTTAGCGGTGCGAAACAATGGGGGAGTTGTAATTGCTCAGGTAAAGCGGGTAGTGAGTAATAATAGCCTGTCCACTTACCAAGTGCATATTCCAGGGAATCTGGTGGATGCCATAGTGGTCGATCCAGAACAGTTGCAAACAACCCAAACCCTTTATGATCCGGCTATCTCTGGTGTTATTCGCCGCCCTGATGAACGTTTTACCCATACTGAATTTTCCCCTGAGAAAGTGATTGCTCGGCGGGTGGCACAGGAGCTGAAAGCAGGGCAGGCAGTGAATCTGGGTTTTGGTATTTCAGCCAATGTACCACGCATATTGCTGGAAGAAGGGCTACATGGTGAGGTCACTTGGGTCGTCGAGCAAGGTGCAGTGGGTGGAATACCGTTGCTGGGGTTTGCATTTGGCTGTGCAGCCAATGCTGACAGTATTATTCCCAGCCCTCAACAATTTACCTATTTCCAGGGTGGCGGCTTTGATCAAAGTTTTCTGTCGTTTATGGAGGTAGATCAGCAAGGCAATGTCAACGTTTCAAAGCTAGGGATCAAGCCTTATTTAACCGCGGGTTGTGGTGGTTTTGTCGATATTACTGCTCATGCCAAAAAGATTGTATTTAGCGGCTTTTTTACTGCGGGAGCCAAGTATGCGTTAGGCGATGGGAAAATTCAGGTTGCTCAGGAAGGCCGCTTCCAGAAGTTTGTTAAAGCCGTTGAGCATGTAACCTTCTCAGGAAAAATGGCGATTCAGCGCGACCAACAAATTCTGTATGTAACGGAGCGCTGTGTCATGCAGCTGACCACTGAAGGGGTTGAAGTGATTGAGTTGGCCCCTGGTCTTGATCTAGAACGGGATGTGTTATCCAAGGCAGGCTTTCCGCTCAAGGTGGCAGACAATCTACAACTGATGGATGCCGCTTTATTCGAGCCAGCCCCTTTTGGCCTTCAGTTAGGGTAA
- a CDS encoding GlcG/HbpS family heme-binding protein: MKKILTAALLSTASITATAETVTSHALSVNTALELVKEGLAACAKDNYNVSVAIVDHSGNLKAFGRHNQSGPHAAEGAKRKAFSAASMEESTEFFFKLIQKNPELQGLHALHDDILILPGGLPIKYKGEVIAGIGVSGAPGGDLDTACAKAAINKVLNK; the protein is encoded by the coding sequence ATGAAAAAAATTTTAACCGCAGCACTACTCTCTACCGCGAGTATTACCGCTACAGCAGAAACAGTGACCAGCCATGCTCTGAGTGTCAATACTGCCTTGGAATTAGTTAAAGAAGGCTTGGCGGCTTGCGCAAAAGACAATTATAACGTTAGTGTGGCAATCGTTGACCATAGTGGCAATTTAAAAGCCTTTGGTCGACATAACCAATCTGGCCCCCATGCGGCTGAAGGTGCTAAGCGTAAAGCATTTAGTGCTGCATCAATGGAAGAAAGCACTGAGTTTTTCTTTAAATTAATTCAGAAAAATCCCGAACTACAAGGCTTACATGCCCTTCACGATGATATTTTAATTTTACCAGGTGGCTTGCCTATTAAATATAAAGGTGAGGTTATAGCTGGGATTGGTGTTAGCGGTGCCCCTGGTGGTGATTTAGATACGGCATGTGCCAAGGCAGCAATTAACAAAGTACTTAATAAGTGA
- a CDS encoding enoyl-CoA hydratase/isomerase family protein, with product MNGQVRLVKQAFLAEIIIDRPDKLNALSVEMLEVLQQCIQAIEADKNCRVVILHTTGRRAFCVGADINAWAEYSPLDMWRTWVKRGHRIFDGLAQLPQPVIAVIQGPALGGGLELALAADIRIAEATACFGLPEASIATCPGWSGSQRLNRLINPSLMKEMLFTGRQLSSERAYQLGLINEVVANGAGLASARQMAAEIIQRAPISVQLAKQLVDAGLGDNTAMILEAMAGSLAAHTQDAQEGIAAFRSKRQPEFKGE from the coding sequence ATGAATGGCCAAGTGCGACTGGTTAAACAAGCGTTTTTAGCTGAAATCATTATCGATCGCCCTGACAAGCTGAATGCGCTCAGTGTTGAAATGCTGGAGGTATTACAACAGTGCATTCAAGCCATTGAGGCGGATAAAAACTGTCGGGTGGTTATTCTCCATACAACAGGACGTCGTGCGTTTTGTGTGGGAGCAGACATCAATGCCTGGGCGGAATATTCACCGCTGGATATGTGGCGAACCTGGGTGAAACGGGGGCATCGTATCTTTGATGGCTTAGCGCAATTACCCCAGCCAGTGATTGCCGTCATTCAAGGCCCAGCGTTAGGGGGAGGTTTGGAACTAGCTCTCGCTGCCGATATCCGGATTGCTGAGGCAACTGCTTGTTTTGGGTTGCCAGAAGCCAGTATTGCGACTTGCCCAGGCTGGTCGGGTTCGCAACGTTTAAATCGATTGATCAATCCAAGCCTGATGAAAGAAATGCTTTTTACCGGGCGCCAGCTAAGTAGCGAGCGAGCCTATCAACTTGGGCTGATTAATGAAGTGGTTGCCAATGGAGCAGGTTTAGCCAGCGCGAGACAAATGGCCGCTGAGATTATCCAGCGAGCCCCCATTTCTGTTCAGCTGGCTAAACAGTTAGTCGATGCTGGGCTGGGTGATAACACAGCGATGATCTTAGAAGCCATGGCAGGAAGCTTGGCTGCCCATACCCAAGATGCTCAAGAAGGCATTGCGGCATTTAGAAGCAAGCGACAACCGGAATTCAAAGGGGAGTAG
- a CDS encoding carbohydrate ABC transporter permease, which translates to MSDNSQQHGLNTALLWRALIYSVLIIMAVIYLAPLFVMVVTSLKSLDEVRTGNMMALPLEITFEPWLKAWQSACLGLDCGGINGYFWNSLKMVAPAVLISTLLGALNGYVLTKWRFKGHQIIFGLMLFACFIPFQIVLLPMSQVLGWLGLANSTSGLVLVHVIYGLGFTTLFFRNFYEAFPNELIRAAVMDGAGFFKIFRYILLPNSAPIIVVTIIWQFTNIWNDFIFGASFASGEAAPMTVALNNLVNSSTGVKEYNVHMAAAIIAALPTLLVYVVGGRYFVRGLMAGSVKG; encoded by the coding sequence ATGAGCGATAACTCCCAACAACATGGTTTAAATACAGCCCTATTGTGGCGTGCCTTAATTTACAGTGTGCTGATTATCATGGCAGTTATTTATTTAGCACCATTGTTTGTCATGGTAGTCACGTCGTTAAAATCATTGGATGAAGTACGTACTGGCAATATGATGGCGTTGCCTTTGGAGATTACCTTTGAGCCTTGGTTGAAAGCCTGGCAGTCTGCCTGTTTAGGCTTAGATTGTGGTGGTATCAATGGCTATTTTTGGAATAGCCTCAAAATGGTGGCGCCTGCTGTACTCATCTCAACTCTTTTAGGTGCATTAAATGGCTATGTCTTAACTAAATGGCGTTTCAAAGGGCACCAGATTATTTTTGGTTTGATGCTATTTGCCTGTTTTATTCCTTTTCAAATTGTGTTGTTGCCGATGTCTCAGGTATTGGGTTGGTTAGGCTTAGCGAATAGTACTTCAGGTTTAGTGCTTGTGCATGTTATATACGGCTTAGGTTTTACAACGTTATTTTTCCGTAATTTTTATGAGGCATTTCCCAATGAGTTAATTCGTGCCGCGGTGATGGATGGGGCAGGCTTCTTTAAGATTTTTCGTTATATTTTATTACCTAACTCAGCCCCTATTATTGTGGTAACCATTATTTGGCAGTTTACCAATATTTGGAATGATTTTATTTTTGGGGCTTCATTTGCTTCTGGTGAAGCAGCACCAATGACGGTGGCATTGAATAATTTGGTCAATAGTTCCACTGGGGTAAAAGAGTATAACGTCCATATGGCAGCAGCGATTATTGCTGCACTCCCGACATTACTCGTGTATGTGGTAGGTGGACGTTACTTTGTTCGGGGTTTGATGGCCGGTTCAGTAAAAGGATAA
- a CDS encoding carbohydrate ABC transporter permease, with protein sequence MKNSNNPKPADKTIAWLQTQLPKLVLAPSFSIILLFVYGFIIWTVYLSFSASRMLPNYEWAGWEQWERLWNTLTWQTALDNLFIFGVLYIVLCLVIGLLLAILLDQKIRLEGGLRTLYLYPMALSFIVTGTAWKWFLNPGLGLERTMQEWGFEKFEFNWLIDPDMAIYTVVIAGVWQASGFVMAMFLAGLRGIDSEILHAAQIDGAPTWKIYTRIIIPQLGPVFMSALIVLVHLAIKSFDLVIALTGGGPGNATALPATFMYSYSFTRNQIGVGASSAVFMLITVAAIIVPYLYSELKGSKK encoded by the coding sequence ATGAAAAATTCAAACAACCCCAAACCTGCTGATAAAACCATTGCCTGGTTACAAACACAGCTGCCAAAACTGGTATTAGCACCGTCTTTTAGCATCATACTACTCTTTGTGTATGGTTTTATTATTTGGACGGTTTATTTATCTTTCAGTGCTTCCCGCATGTTACCTAATTATGAGTGGGCTGGGTGGGAGCAATGGGAACGGCTCTGGAATACCCTGACCTGGCAAACCGCTCTGGATAATTTATTTATTTTCGGGGTTTTATATATTGTTTTATGCTTGGTGATTGGATTATTGCTAGCAATTTTATTAGATCAAAAAATCCGTTTAGAAGGTGGATTACGTACACTGTATTTATACCCGATGGCGCTTAGTTTTATTGTCACTGGTACAGCCTGGAAATGGTTTTTAAACCCAGGGTTGGGGTTAGAACGCACTATGCAAGAATGGGGTTTTGAGAAGTTCGAATTTAACTGGTTAATTGATCCTGATATGGCGATTTATACGGTCGTCATTGCAGGGGTATGGCAAGCATCGGGATTTGTCATGGCCATGTTCTTAGCTGGACTGAGGGGAATTGATAGTGAAATATTGCATGCCGCGCAGATTGATGGAGCACCCACCTGGAAAATATACACACGCATTATTATCCCACAGTTAGGGCCGGTTTTTATGAGTGCACTGATTGTGTTGGTGCATTTAGCCATTAAAAGTTTTGATTTGGTAATAGCGTTAACAGGAGGTGGGCCTGGTAATGCTACTGCTTTACCAGCGACTTTTATGTATTCCTATTCGTTTACCCGCAACCAAATTGGCGTAGGGGCCAGTAGTGCGGTATTTATGTTAATTACAGTGGCAGCGATTATCGTGCCTTATTTATATTCAGAATTAAAAGGGAGCAAAAAATGA